In a single window of the Vespa crabro chromosome 18, iyVesCrab1.2, whole genome shotgun sequence genome:
- the LOC124430399 gene encoding multiple epidermal growth factor-like domains protein 8 isoform X1, translating into MEWITTTIICIITWSCLIWGFDSIPQVPPKQVPCDKTRKVFTESWGIISDGPLGSNYTQDSHCEWLIKANNSHQFITLSFRTMGTECSYDYVFVYDGDSFHSPLLGSFSGKTEPQQVTSSSGYMLILLYSDTNYVLDGFHAEFSVMDCPNNCTNHGKCINNTCFCENDWGGKDCSRALCPDNCNHNGICEIKRCECHNNYSGQSCSLHSTHPEGNRWHWLSHSEGGLRPRAAHTAVYVKETDSLYIFGGYDLNFILGNLEVYRFSTSQWENEYGIILEGASSMEYLDPMLIAHELAQIGADAEEQYGLSKKSFILQLLKSIENNTLSLHDRAASEAGTYKWDKFNNNSNHREREKSNQEGNVSRIGTSTVKIRRNNDFVKTHSGHLRSRYSQSISERYRRDFENINLYKKHHISRIEQNDDANIERQSTNETTEENVFIQEFEDVNLTTDEAYKDTEKQTEELKPSPRYGHAACRYEGGFVIYGGKIEDGSLSNELWHYNVNMRIWTLRARNSTFHPPRLTRHTLTLVNDYIYLFGGSTVDGEFSSSLYKIRLNFSDSTLMIEKWQKVRPRGGKELDVRVVAHSTVYHSATNSLLVYGGVVASVARFSKLSDRMFVFQLDRKVWSEIHYPRAHLRDTYVPRERAFHTCNIIGNYLVVFGGYSHRHNKEEICYDNQMYLYHLGCHTWVSHDVLGLNDKDSRYPKQQGVFAHASDVRNGNTLLLVGGYHGNVNADLLAYTLPPMLAPGDNDNIEPEQICARHKSLMECAANPECGWCSADEICYGRTIGSNCTTNLQTTRCPGVCPALGDCHSCLTHGQPGGGWGKTSRGRNSVSNKLNLGTCTWCVQNARCHHKDDNYGVCGLRDDTPSQIPGWWGSKGTEITQVAECREMDKRPGLTFLKYKPPVNFSQPDSVTIVNATTVDFNVPSMQGAKTESALGGEMIARLTGFLRLPPYFWHSTIEHLKICVSYNSATLHVSRNDDSQKLELVANLTAETSQCIPTKWPDGQQMILQSGRYLLDFESKRMVTTSYAYASKMEITHSKKMENPKVFTFEYLEPYQNGSCNQYKNCLHCLIDSSCGWCDITNKCLSRSINETESCATDVEIDENGDPIREWHYLTITPSACSNCSNYISCESCVGSNLCEWWTEEARCARIGRLPNAVVSIDQCPIPCRQRSNCTQCLDERGRCVWCEATQECFSFSVYTSEYQFGLCREWMDQAGLMGVTSRSGSSLTSNDQCKSCSRHTNCSSCLHSLSCGWCYSLENPIMGVCVQGDFNRAHVNCSLIMNEYLNTTLEADESGWAYAQCPDVDECDLGLHDCHPNAVCTNTHGSYSCQCKRGFNGDGKENCTKTCYEKCINGYCSEAPDYKCECNLGWTGPDCRTNCGCYNHSTCLQGPGICDECQNWTTGRYCEECKAGSYGNATTIMGCKKCNCNEHGDKDLDICDRQTGICFCRDNTEGDMCQRCKKGYYGDPKNGGMCYYGCMSRGMLNGEGKGKQGLGSRHSQMSPWETHFGESLTRECLWIVSPNSDLSPNTTTSGIQSVIQFTIQDDINISCQENSVYVYDGLPEFVSSSSNHQNQLVGVYCTESTDYPVTVEARSGFLTVHYKQLDEIEGFNASYIVMTCDNCPKNRVCRNNNCLCKAGFVGIDCTIELCPNNCTSSRKQGICDKGYGRCVCSSGFGGNDCSIKIKEHQLVFTELFNSEYLADHLDHLRKTLPRFGHSLVADRRGSLWMFGGYSLSHGPLNDIRLFDTKNNTWIPVTVDSTSEASMPQGRYFHAAEIVHSRQQIYVYGGLSMKEKDIPGLSNNTLDDFWKFSLQNQRWSQIVQNELKKEPLPLAGHTLTLRRDGESESLLLIGGFSPKYGYLDTVWEFNLETESWDTISTNGNGPLVIYGHSTVYHSKSDSFYVFGGCTYVINKTFISNKLYALNYKSRRWSVLPPFEDDFTDGSSLPQARFLHSAVTTEEYMVIFGGRQNPRNTSDSLIAYKYSCNLWIRLITNDMEIIGNPPPPSYAHAMTHADPESNAIYVVGGFDGGIKSHVTLINIPEDLCNLWTNKIACRKYFGCSFCSVTTIVGNNASFCFSNEVSLNRGDKCDINVTQAQRSNGVFCNSDWMTSRKCQNFKTCAECLAEWPYYKNNEPICKWCTNCPHGKCIPHEKICDEQNKCNVRQISIDDVKQCGELQCSASDCEKCNTLGNCVWTRQVLKTSELGVKVTGEPIYDWNCVPEDIFERSSIKMSSTQCEKRCAEHKDCRSCLKGTGAEGGWQQCRWSTQLNECISPSYQPLYCAGGVCGLVLRNSDIDHCPEPCSVFTQCSTCLKHSHCGWCSMDSANITGQGICTEGSLKAPTEHPAGGTCEMIYYEQFSHTEPPILTTLFPHRLEFVPQDSVTMTLSNYLVKSPFSWHYVRCPMENECLNGHHTCSPKSEKCFDLDEGFECMCGDGYKTETTWSFNESGRKICVPTCMQGCVRGTCVEPNICRCDFGYVGANCSIQCQCNGHSNCAGPDKLDVCLECHNNTMGPQCSKCLPLYVGNPADNGQCIPCLEYCNGHTRICINESMTVPDPNSVDKMSIELLKRQLVEGPIAKAKCVNCGNNTKGDKCGECMVGYFRGTEDLRDICRPCECHGHGFTCDPVTGEKCNCGNNTESEPSCTSGPMKATNMGGTPCWMVQCSKCRENYAGTPTMGHQCYKTVTVDNKMCFDSKLIVLFLLQLSVLSGGLYDECKMKPKPLNPGQTVFYMVQPRFMNVDIRVMVDVTQGALDLFLSPRDDSFVVTLNSSTGYQDVELDSRFKCIYKCKDPHDTWLEDPQHSKIRIVEFHSRNSSPFANNNSTAELNWNQLHYIVIERYAESLATFMTIEKRNTFLIIRNLTNRLVLTLPQDKHELGQTKFHIALRAIDTYNPDANNRAAYGMIFFRQDQLHIDLFVFFSVFFSCFFLFLAACVVAWKTKQAADVRRARRRHVVEMLHMAKRPFATVTILYDRDGNNCSPSSPQRKNRRNRAISFHNDVRPVAVEPTNDGVAAVATVFIKLPGGQQAPVKLALGSSLILLTRVYPVNSRVFLRRRNSHA; encoded by the exons ATGGAGTGGATCACTACCactataatatgtattataacatGGAGTTGCTTGATATGGGGTTTCGACTCAATTCCCCAAGTACCTCCAAAACAAGTCCCATGTGATAAAACACGGAAGGTATTCACAGAATCTTGGGGAATAATTAGTGATGGTCCTTTAGGCTCAAATTATACTCAAGATTCTCATTGTGAATGGCTCATTAAAg CAAACAACAGTCATCAATTCATTACACTTAGTTTTCGTACAATGGGTACAGAATGTAGTTACGATTACGTTTTCGTTTACGATGGagattcttttcattctccaCTTTTGGGTAGTTTTAGTGGCAAAACAGAACCACAACAAGTAACATCATCATCTGGTTAT atgttaatactattatatagcGATACAAATTATGTTTTGGATGGATTTCATGCTGAATTTTCAGTTATGGATTGTCCTAACAATTGTACAAATCATggaaaatgtattaataatacctgTTTTTGTGAAAATGATTGGGGTGGTAAAGACTGCTCTAGAGCTTTATGTCCAGATAATTGTAATCATAATGGAATATGCGAAATCAAACGTTGTGAatgtcataataattattctggACAATCTTGTTCATTGCATTCAACTCATCCAGAAGGAAACag ATGGCATTGGCTATCACATTCGGAAGGAGGTTTAAGACCACGTGCAGCTCATACAGCAGTTTATGTAAAGGAAACtgattctttatatatatttggtggctatgatttaaattttatacttgGTAATTTAGAAGTTTATCGTTTTAGTACTAGCCAGTGGGAAAATGAATATGGTATAATACTGG aGGGAGCATCATCTATGGAATATTTAGATCCTATGCTTATTGCGCACGAATTAGCACAAATAGGCGCAGATGCGGAAGAACAATATGGTCTCtctaaaaaatcatttattttgcaattacttaaaagtattgaaaataatacattaagtCTACACGATCGTGCAGCTTCTGAAGCAGGGACATATAAATGggataagtttaataataattctaatcacAGAGAACGTGAAAAGAGTAATCAAGAAGGCAATGTAAGCAGAATTGGTACAAGTACAGTtaaaattagaagaaataatgattttgTAAAAACACATTCAGGTCACTTACGATCTAGGTATTCACAAAGTATATCAGAAAG GTATCGCAGAGATTTtgagaatataaatttatataaaaaacatcATATCTCTAGAATAGAACAGAATGATGATGCAAACATAGAAAGACAAAGTACAAATGAAACCACAGAAGAAAACGTATTTATACAAGAATTTGAAGATGTCAATTTAACAACTGACGAAGCATATAAAGATACTGAAAAACAAACTGAAGAACTGAAGCCAAGTCCACGATATGGCCATGCTGCATGCAGATATGAAG GAGGTTTTGTCATTTATGGCGGTAAAATAGAGGATGGGTCTCTGTCAAATGAACTTTGgcattataatgttaatatgcGTATTTGGACATTACGCGCTAGAAATTCTACATTCCATCCACCTCGACTTACAAGACATACTCTTACATTGGTAAATGACTATATTTATCTGTTTGGCGGTAGTACAGTGGATGGAGAATTTTCATCTAGCCTATACAAAATTAGATTGAACTTTT CTGATTCTACATTAATGATCGAAAAATGGCAAAAGGTACGTCCTCGTGGTGGAAAAGAATTAGATGTTCGTGTTGTTGCTCATTCAACTGTTTATCACAGTGCTACTAATTCTTTACTTGTTTATGGTGGAGTTGTAGCTAGCGTAGCACGTTTCAGTAAACTTTCAGATAGAATGTTTGTTTTCCAATTGGATAGAAAAGTTTGGTCTGAAATTCATTATCCAAGAGCACATTTACGAGATACTTATGTCCCTAGAGAGCGTGCGTTTCATACATGTAATATAATcg GTAATTATTTGGTTGTATTTGGTGGATATTCTCATAGACAtaacaaagaagaaatttgtTATGACAATCAAATGTATCTTTATCATTTAGGTTGTCATACTTGGGTTAGCCATGATGTTTTAGGATTAAATGATAAAg ATTCACGTTATCCTAAGCAACAAGGAGTCTTTGCGCATGCTTCAGACGTACGTAATGgaaatactttattattagttGGTGGTTATCATGGTAATGTAAATGCAGATTTGCTTGCTTATACTTTACCGCCAATGCTTGCACCAggagataatgataatatagaacCAGAACAGATTTGTGCAAGGCATAAAAGTTTGATGGAATGCGCTGCAAATCCAGAATGTGGATGGTGCTCCGCGGACGAa ATATGTTACGGAAGAACTATTGGTAGCAATTGTACGACGAATCTTCAAACTACACGTTGTCCTGGCGTTTGTCCTGCTTTGGGCGATTGTCATTCTTGTTTAACACATGGGCAACCTGGTGGTGGTTGGGGTAAAACTTCTCGTGGTAGAAATTCagtttctaataaattaaatcttgGAACTTGTACATGGTGCGTTCAGAATGCACGATGTCACCATAAGGATGATAATTATGGAGTTTGTGGACTTCGAGATGATACTCCTTCACAAATACCAGGTTGGTGGGGATCAAAGGGAACAGAAATTACACAGGTCGCAGAATGTCGGGAAATGGACAAAAGACCAggtttaacatttttaaaatataagcCTCCAGTTAATTTTAGTCAACCTGATTCTGTAACAATAGTCAATGCGACTACGGTTGATTTCAATGTACCATCAATGCAAGGAGCAAAAACAGAATCAGCTTTAGGTGGAGAAATGATTGCTAGATTAACAGGTTTCTTGAGATTACCACCATATTTTTGGCACAGCACGAttgaacatttaaaaatatgtgtTAGTTATAATAGCGCAACACTTCATGTATCACGAAATGATGATTCACAAAAATTg gaATTAGTTGCAAATTTAACCGCTGAAACATCACAATGCATTCCTACTAAATGGCCAGATGGACAACAAATGATATTGCAATCTGGACGTTATCTTCTTGATTTTGAATCAAAAAGAATGGTTACAACAAGTTATGCATATGCCAGTAAGATGGAAATTACACATagtaaaaaaatggaaaatccAAAAGTTTTTACTTTCGAATATCTTGAACCATATCAAAATGGATCTTGTAATCAGTACAAAAATTGTCTTCATTGTTTGATAGATTCTTCATGCGGTTGGTGTGATATCACTAATAAATGTCTTTCACGTTCTATTAATGAAACAGAAAGTTGTGCAACTGATGTAGAAATAGATGAAAATGGCGATCCGATTCGTGAATGGCATTATTTAACAATCACCCCATCAGCTTGCTCAAattgttctaattatatttCGTGTGAATCATGTGTTGGTAGCAACTTATGCGAATGGTGGACAGAGGAAGCTCGATGTGCAAGAATAGGTAGATTACCTAATGCTGTTGTTAGCATAGATCAATGCCCAATACCTTGCAGACAGAGATCAAATTGTACACAATGTTTGGATGAACGTGGAAGATGTGTGTGGTGTGAAGCAACACAAGAGTGTTTTTCATTCTCTGTATATACGTCAGAATATCAATTCGGTTTGTGTAGAGAATGGATGGATCAAGCAGGTTTAATGGGAGTGACATCCAGGTCTGGTTCATCATTGACAAGTAATGATCAATGTAAAAGTTGTAGCCGGCATACAAATTGTTCTAGCTGTTTACATTCATTAAGTTGTGGCTGGTGTTATAGTTTAGAAAATCCAATTATGGGAGTTTGTGTACAGGGAGATTTTAATCGAGCTCATGTCAATTGTAGTTTAATTATGAATGAATATCTAAACACTACTCTTGAAGCTGATGAGTCAGGATGGGCATATGCTCAATGTCCCGATGTTGACGAATGTGATTTAGGTCTACATGATTGTCATCCTAATGCAGTTTGTACAAATACACATGGTAGTTATAGTTGCCAGTGTAAACGAGGTTTTAATGGCGATGGCAAAGAAAATTGTACAAAAACATGTtatgaaaaatgtattaatggATATTGCAGTGAAGCACCTGATTATAAATGTGAATGCAATCTGGGATGGACTGGTCCAGATTGCAGAACAAATTGTGGTTGCTATAATCATTCCACTTGTCTTCAAGGACCAGGTATATGTGATGAATGTCAAAATTGGACCACTGGTAGATATTGTGAAGAATGTAAAGCAGGTAGTTATGGCAATGCCACAACAATAATGGGTTGTAAAAAGTGTAACTGTAATGAACATGGAGATAAAGATTTGGATATTTGCGATCGACAAACTGGCATTTGTTTCTGTCGCGATAATACAGAAGGTGATATGTGTCAAAGATGTAAAAAAGGATATTATGGCGATCCAAAAAATGGAGGAATGTGTTATTATGGTTGTATGTCTAGAGGAATGTTAaatggagaaggaaaaggtaaACAAGGCCTTGGTAGTAGACATTCACAAATGTCACCATGGGAAACTCATTTTGGCGAATCGTTAACAAGGGAATGTTTATGGATTGTTAGTCCAAATAGCGATCTCTCGCCTAATACAACAACTTCTGGTATACAAAGTGTAATTCAATTTACAATACAAGATGATATCAATATCAGTTGTCAAGAGAACAGTGTCTATGTATATGATGGTCTTCCTGAATTTGTTTCATCTTCCAGTAATCATCAAAATCAATTGGTTGGAGTTTATTGCACAGAAAGTACAGATTATCCTGTAACAGTAGAAGCTAGATCTGGATTTCTCACTGTTCACTACAAACAATTAGATGAAATTGAAGGATTTAATGCAAGCTATATTGTAATGACATGTGACAATTGTCCTAAAAATCGAGTCTGTAGAAATAACAATTGCTTGTGTAAAGCTGGTTTCGTTGGTATTGATTGTACTATCGAATTATGTCCAAATAATTGTACTTCATCAAGAAAACAAGGAATCTGTGATAAAGGATATGGCCGTTGCGTTTGTTCATCTGGCTTTGGTGGAAATGATTGTTCGATTAAGATTAAAGAACATCAACTGGTTTTCacagaattatttaattcagAATATCTTGCTGATCATTTAGATCATTTAAGAAAAACCTTACCACGTTTTGGACATAGCTTAGTTGCTGATAGAAGAGGTAGTCTTTGGATGTTTGGTGGATATTCTCTCAGTCATGGACCATTGAACGATATTAGACTTTTtgatactaagaataatacatGGATACCTGTAACTGTGGACTCTACATCAGAAGCGTCAATGCCTCAAGGCAGATATTTTCATGCTGCTGAAATAGTTCATAGTAGACaacagatatatgtatatggtgGATTatctatgaaagaaaaagatattccaGGCTTATCCAATAATACATTAGATGATTTTTGGAAATTTAGTCTTCAAAATCAAAGGTGGAGTCAAATTGTGCAAAATGAACTGAAAAAGGAACCACTACCTTTGGCAGGACATACATTAACTTTACGTAGAGATGGGGAATCagaaagtttattattaattggtGGATTTAGTCCAAAATATGGATATCTAGATACTGTATGGGAATTTAATTTAGAAACGGAATCTTGGGATACGATAAGTACAAATGGAAATGGTCCTTTAGTAATTTATGGGCATTCAACGGTATATCATAGTAAATCTGATAGTTTTTATGTATTTGGTGGTTGTACctatgttattaataagacgtttatttcaaataagcTTTAtgctttaaattataaaagtcgTAGATGGTCTGTATTACCACCATTTGAGGATGATTTCACTGATGGCAGCAGCTTA CCTCAAGCTAGATTTCTTCATTCAGCTGTTACAACTGAAGAATATATGGTAATATTTGGTGGTCGACAGAATCCTCGCAATACTTCTGATTCTTTAATAGCATATAAGTATTCATGCAATTTATGGATTCGATTAATTACAAATGATATGGAAATAATTGGTaatccaccaccaccatcatatGCACATGCTATGACACATGCAGATCCAGAATCAAATGCTATATATGTTGTTGGTGGTTTTGATGGTGGTATTAAAAGTCATGTTACTTTAATCAATATACCTGAAGACTTATGCAATCTTTGGACAAATAAAATTGcatgtagaaaatattttggtTGTTCCTTCTGTTCTGTTACTACAATTGTAGGAAATAAtgcttctttttgtttttccaatGAAGTATCACTTAATAGAGGCGATAA atgTGATATTAATGTGACTCAAGCACAAAGGTCGAATGGAGTATTTTGTAATTCTGATTGGATGACTAGTAGAAAATGTCAGAACTTTAAAACTTGTGCAGAATGTCTAGCTGAATGgccatattataaaaataatgaacctATTTGTAAATGGTGCACAAATTGTCCACATGGTAAATGTATACCACATGAAAAAATTTGTGATGAACAAAACAAGTGTAATGTCAGACAAATATCAATAGATGACGTTAAGCAATGTGGGGAATTGCAATGTTCAGCTAGTGATTGCGAAAAATGTAATACTCTTGGAAACTGTGTATGGACAAGACAAGTTCTAAAAACTT CTGAGTTAGGTGTGAAAGTAACAGGTGAACCTATATATGATTGGAATTGTGTACCAGAAGATATTTTCGAAAGATCAAGTATAAAAATGAGTAGTACTCAATGCGAAAAAAGATGTGCTGAACACAAAGACTGTAGAAGTTGTCTAAAGGGAACAGGAGCTGAAGGAGGTTGGCAACAATGTAGATGGTCTACACAACTTAATGAA TGTATTTCACCATCATATCAACCACTTTATTGTGCTGGTGGAGTATGTGGATTAGTATTACGTAATTCAGATATAGATCATTGTCCAGAACCATGTTCAGTCTTTACACAATGTAGTACATGTTTAAAACATTCCCATTGTGGTTGGTGTTCTATGGATTCTGCTAATATAACTGGACAGGGTATTTGTACAGAAGGATCTTTAAAAGCACCTACAGAACATCCAGCAGGTGGAACTTgtgaaatgatttattatgaACAGTTCTCTCATACTGAGCCAC CAATTTTAACTACTTTATTTCCACATCGCTTAGAGTTTGTACCTCAGGACAGTGTTACAATGACTTTATCTAATTATCTGGTGAAATCACCATTTTCTTGGCATTATGTGCGCTGCCCAATGGAGAATGAATGTTTAAATGGCCATCATACATGTTCACCAAAAAGTGAAAAATGTTTTGACTTGGATGAAGGATTTGAATGCATGTGTGGAGATGGATATAAAACAGAAAC taCATGGTCATTTAATGAATCTGGAAG GAAAATTTGTGTGCCAACGTGTATGCAAGGTTGCGTACGAGGTACATGTGTTGAACCAAATATTTGTCGTTGTGATTTTGGCTATGTAGGTGCTAATTGCTCCATTCAATGTCAATGCAATGGTCATAGTAATTGTGCAGGACCAGATAAATTAGATGTATGTTTAGAGTGCCATAATAATACAATGGGACCTCAATGCAGTAAATGCTTGCCTTTATATGTTGGAAATCCTGCAGACAATGGACAATGTATACCATGCTTGGAATATTGTAATGgacacacacgtatatgtattaatgAAAGCATGACTGTTCcg gaTCCTAATTCTGTTGACAAAATGTCCATAGAATTATTGAAAAGACAATTGGTAGAGGGTCCTATAGCAAAAGCTAAATGTGTAAATTGTGGAAATAATACAAAAGGTGATAAATGCGGAGAATGTATGGTGGGTTATTTCAGAGGAACAGAAGATTTACGTGATATTTGTCGTCC TTGTGAATGTCATGGTCATGGATTCACTTGTGATCCAGTGACCGGTGAAAAATGTAATTGTGGTAATAATACAGAGAGTGAACCATCTTGCACTAGTGGTCCTATGAAAGCTACAAATATGGGTGGTACACCATGTTGGATGGTTCAATGCAGTAAGTGTAGAGAAAACTATGCAGGAACACCAACTATGGGCCATCAATGTTATAAAACTGTTACagttgataataaaatgtgCTTTGACTCCAAATTAATAG TATTATTCTTGTTGCAACTTTCTGTTCTCTCTGGAGGATTGTATG atGAGTGCAAGATGAAACCAAAACCATTGAATCCTGGACAAACTGTTTTTTATATGGTACAACCTCGATTTATGAATGTAGATATTAGAGTGATGGTTGATGTTACGCAAGGTGCCTTGGATCTTTTTTTAAGTCCTCGCGATGACTCATTCGTTGTAACATTAAATTCTTCGACAGGTTATCAAGAT gTTGAATTGGATAGCagatttaaatgtatatataaatgcaaagATCCCCATGATACATGGTTAGAAGATCCACAACACAGTAAAATCAGGATTGTGGAATTTCATTCACGTAATTCTTCCCCTTttgcaaataataatagcactgCAGAACTAAATTGGAATCAACTTCATTATATAGTAATAGAACGTTATGCAGAAAGCTTGGCTACATTCATGacgatcgaaaaaagaaatacatttttaataatcagaAATCTGACGAATCGATTAGTGCTAACTCTACCACAAGATAAACATGAACTTGGCCAGACTAAATTTCATATTGCACTGAGAGCGATCGATACATATAATCCAGATGCTAATAATAGAGCTGCATATGGGATGATCTTTTTTAGACAAGATCAATTACATAttgatctttttgtttttttctcggtttttttttcttgtttctttcttttcttagctGCTTGTGTTGTAGCGTGGAAAACTAAACAGGCAGCTGATGTACGTAGAGCGCGGAGAAGACATGTCGTCGAAATGTTACATATGGCTAAGAGACCATTTGCTACAGTTACTATTCTTTACGATCGAGATGGGAATAATTGTAGTCCAAGTTCACCACAACGCAAGAATAGACGTAATAGAGCTATAAGTTTTCACAATGATGTCAGACCAGTTGCAGTAGAACCAACTAATGATGGTGTTGCGGCTGTAGCTACAGTATTCATCAAACTACCTGGTGGGCAACAAGCTCCTGTTAAATTAGCTCTCGGTAGCTCATTAATACTTCTAACCAGGGTCTATCCGGTTAATAGCAGAGTGTTCCTAAGGCGTAGAAACAGTCATGCATAA